In Spirobacillus cienkowskii, a genomic segment contains:
- a CDS encoding AgmX/PglI C-terminal domain-containing protein, with protein MVNYKKSKKKILSDNTFLFLQVFQMGALQLEKKFKINSLFSKKISFGGKTKYDILIPYSRAFLKMGLFNIGRNRVDIVLDPRLEGFLSTGSKFGNFKEFTSPRGSLLQISTIDEPLIVPLDYGSRGKIQLNGFDIAFKIEKEQKVKEIKVQKIESKIFQMPEYDLPIERSVIPISMIATGIIFLPFLFWLLKAPMVADTGLIHLPSQVSIRFIAPENIRLLPFVYESKYDPNENEKLAIFWVYELLKRWEASEKGRNSQSIIPFLKNSHKYVDQTIQVESWEKSIYDNYRSLESYRISKFSPRYYSYLRPYPAMTSVISGIEGSSQYVTLLKRLEQLKNTDKAILEYLELEHTILKDLYEKEYKSRKNGIVDPPSTGQVLGSQPDKSFNIEYNNFKIAERSAEIAENSSYRNKILEKENYPIYYNNKMLYPKTTSVIWIAKDDLIIPSDFRRSKEKKADETIFNNLMYNAYYSNGIYKIPALPPPKAIIDKKMVDFVIFNKTEEIRSCYNAALRKNPGLHGDLKISWTILESGKAKNIKILDSNMIDKNLINCIESRLMVWNFPKPKYGPVVVTYPFQFSVNKNK; from the coding sequence ATGGTTAATTACAAAAAATCTAAAAAGAAAATATTGAGCGATAATACTTTTTTGTTTCTTCAAGTTTTTCAGATGGGAGCATTGCAGTTAGAAAAAAAATTTAAAATCAACTCTTTATTTTCAAAAAAAATTAGCTTTGGTGGAAAAACAAAATATGATATCTTAATACCCTACTCAAGAGCATTTTTAAAAATGGGTCTATTTAATATTGGAAGAAATCGTGTTGATATCGTTTTAGACCCAAGATTAGAAGGTTTTTTAAGTACAGGAAGCAAATTTGGAAATTTTAAAGAATTCACTTCGCCAAGAGGATCTCTGTTACAAATATCGACAATTGATGAACCCTTAATTGTACCGTTAGATTATGGCTCAAGAGGAAAAATTCAATTAAATGGATTTGATATTGCTTTTAAAATTGAAAAAGAACAAAAAGTTAAAGAAATAAAAGTTCAAAAAATAGAAAGCAAAATATTTCAAATGCCAGAATATGATCTACCAATCGAAAGAAGTGTAATACCTATTAGCATGATTGCAACAGGTATTATTTTTCTTCCTTTTTTATTTTGGTTGTTAAAAGCTCCCATGGTAGCCGACACGGGATTAATTCATTTACCATCTCAGGTTTCAATAAGATTTATTGCGCCAGAAAATATAAGACTTCTTCCCTTTGTATACGAATCTAAGTACGACCCAAATGAAAATGAAAAACTTGCAATTTTTTGGGTATATGAACTTTTAAAACGTTGGGAAGCTTCAGAAAAAGGGAGAAACTCTCAATCAATAATTCCATTTTTAAAAAATTCTCATAAATATGTTGATCAAACAATTCAAGTAGAATCTTGGGAAAAAAGCATTTATGACAATTACAGATCCTTAGAAAGCTACAGGATATCCAAATTTTCTCCTAGATATTATTCTTATCTTCGCCCATATCCTGCTATGACTAGCGTAATTTCTGGTATTGAAGGTAGTTCACAATATGTAACCTTACTAAAAAGACTTGAACAATTAAAAAACACAGATAAAGCAATTCTTGAATACTTAGAATTGGAGCACACAATTTTAAAAGATTTGTATGAAAAAGAATATAAATCAAGAAAAAATGGGATTGTTGATCCTCCATCTACAGGACAAGTTTTAGGTTCACAACCAGACAAATCTTTTAATATAGAATATAATAACTTTAAAATTGCAGAAAGAAGTGCTGAAATTGCAGAGAATTCCAGTTATAGAAATAAAATTTTAGAAAAAGAAAACTATCCCATTTATTATAATAATAAAATGTTATATCCAAAAACGACATCTGTTATCTGGATTGCAAAAGATGACCTTATTATTCCATCTGATTTTAGAAGATCAAAAGAAAAAAAAGCAGATGAAACAATATTTAATAATTTGATGTACAATGCATACTATTCAAATGGAATTTATAAAATTCCAGCACTACCCCCACCCAAGGCTATTATCGATAAAAAAATGGTTGATTTTGTGATTTTTAATAAAACAGAAGAAATTCGCTCATGCTATAATGCTGCTCTCAGAAAAAATCCAGGACTTCACGGTGATTTGAAGATTAGCTGGACTATACTTGAATCAGGAAAGGCTAAAAATATAAAAATATTGGACTCAAACATGATTGATAAAAATTTGATAAATTGCATTGAATCAAGGTTAATGGTGTGGAATTTTCCAAAACCAAAGTACGGCCCTGTTGTTGTGACATACCCTTTTCAATTTTCAGTTAACAAAAATAAGTGA
- a CDS encoding ribonuclease J yields the protein MESSSLKLIPLGGCGEIGMNMTILCVMDRYFFIDAGSLFPDSSLIGVNLILPDTTYIDEQQIQPDAWLITHGHEDHIGALPYLFKKYPAPIYGTQFTIELIKSKFQEFQINDAIFNTWNFFETIFFRNMKVTIFQVNHSIADASGLFFETTFGNILHMGDFRIDYHPPEKSSTHENLEKIIKNKKVTLMMSDSTNSFQTGQDLSESDITSSLVNYLTNEKGMIVLATFSSNIWRLQSIFDAAYLTGRKIVLFGRSLLRNTEIANRLGLLNFSNNTIIDLNNIKDYPRHEICIICTGSQGESFSGLHRLAWDNVVDVKVNANDTIIFSSRVIPGNERAIESLVTQFTRKECTVITSKDNNSIHVSGHGYQEDLIKCIKIAKPKFFLPIHGTYRHLKKHRELAMSCGIRSENALLAENGDIISIGLHNTSINERVKFGREYVCPGGIFSQNSQIYKERVLLATTGIAAISLVFEQKNYELLGIPTVTLKGVPLRPEELINKIELILHNAIEAISKRKTLTDELLQEEMRIGVRKYIEKRLNYKTNVIILITRI from the coding sequence ATGGAATCTTCTTCTTTAAAACTCATCCCACTCGGCGGTTGCGGCGAGATAGGGATGAATATGACTATACTTTGCGTTATGGATCGATACTTTTTTATTGATGCAGGAAGTCTTTTTCCAGACTCTTCATTGATAGGGGTTAATTTAATTTTACCTGACACGACATATATTGATGAGCAACAAATCCAACCTGATGCATGGTTAATTACACATGGCCATGAAGATCACATTGGCGCGTTACCGTATTTATTTAAAAAATATCCAGCTCCTATTTATGGAACTCAATTTACAATTGAGCTTATAAAATCAAAATTTCAAGAGTTTCAAATTAATGATGCTATTTTTAACACGTGGAATTTTTTTGAAACAATATTTTTTAGAAACATGAAGGTCACTATTTTTCAAGTAAATCATAGTATAGCAGATGCTTCAGGACTTTTTTTTGAAACAACATTTGGTAATATTTTACACATGGGAGATTTTAGAATTGATTATCATCCTCCAGAAAAAAGTAGTACCCACGAAAATCTTGAAAAAATAATTAAAAATAAAAAAGTTACACTCATGATGAGTGATAGTACAAACTCATTTCAAACAGGCCAAGATTTAAGTGAATCTGATATTACATCAAGTCTTGTTAATTATTTAACCAATGAAAAAGGAATGATAGTACTCGCTACATTTTCAAGTAATATATGGAGATTGCAAAGTATTTTTGATGCAGCGTATTTAACAGGTCGAAAAATAGTTTTATTTGGAAGATCACTGCTTAGAAATACTGAAATAGCAAATAGACTTGGCTTATTAAATTTTTCTAATAATACTATAATCGACTTAAATAATATTAAAGATTATCCACGACACGAAATATGTATTATATGCACAGGAAGTCAGGGTGAATCATTTTCTGGGTTACATCGCCTTGCATGGGATAATGTTGTTGATGTCAAAGTCAATGCTAATGATACTATCATATTTTCATCTCGTGTTATACCTGGAAATGAAAGAGCAATTGAAAGTTTAGTCACTCAATTTACAAGAAAAGAATGCACTGTTATCACTTCAAAAGATAATAATTCTATTCATGTAAGTGGTCACGGATATCAAGAAGATCTTATTAAATGCATTAAAATTGCAAAGCCAAAATTTTTTCTTCCAATACATGGTACCTATCGACATTTAAAGAAACATCGTGAACTAGCTATGTCTTGTGGTATTCGTTCTGAAAATGCGTTATTAGCAGAAAATGGAGATATTATCAGCATTGGTTTGCACAATACAAGCATTAATGAAAGAGTAAAATTTGGCCGAGAATATGTTTGTCCAGGAGGAATTTTTTCACAAAATAGTCAAATTTATAAAGAAAGAGTCTTGCTTGCTACTACAGGTATTGCTGCTATTTCTTTAGTTTTTGAACAAAAAAATTATGAGCTTTTGGGCATACCCACCGTAACATTAAAAGGCGTTCCATTAAGACCAGAAGAACTTATTAATAAAATAGAGCTAATACTACATAATGCAATTGAAGCCATAAGTAAAAGAAAAACTCTAACTGATGAATTATTGCAAGAAGAAATGAGAATAGGAGTTAGAAAATATATTGAAAAAAGATTAAACTACAAAACAAACGTAATAATTTTAATAACTAGAATTTAA
- a CDS encoding beta-ketoacyl-ACP synthase III, with product MAKYFKMVMSHFSQYLPPRRVTNDDLSKVMDTNDAWITERSGIKERRFVEEPTTTSDLAIEAVKKVFVQSNLQAKDFDYIIACSLSPDYYFPGIAPIVQNKLSFPNIPAIDIRVQCSAFVYSTQLAQAMIQSGQYKRILMVFADVQSKLLDLSNHGRNVAVLFGDGAAAVVCEAQECTEAEMPTVFNKSSGVIDTILGSDGIGAELLLLRSPGTATPGFLNSETIANKSCHPQMEGRHVFKHAVSRMCEVAEALMKKHKITSKDIACLIPHQANLRISELVREKMELSPEKVFNNIQKYGNTTSATIPICINEALEIGRVKKGDLILTVAFGAGFTWGGSLIRL from the coding sequence ATGGCAAAGTATTTTAAGATGGTTATGTCACATTTTTCTCAATATCTTCCACCTCGCAGAGTGACTAATGATGATCTCAGCAAAGTCATGGATACTAATGATGCTTGGATTACAGAGCGTTCTGGTATAAAAGAAAGGCGTTTTGTTGAAGAGCCTACAACAACTTCTGATTTGGCAATTGAAGCAGTAAAAAAAGTTTTTGTGCAATCAAATTTACAAGCTAAAGATTTTGATTACATTATTGCTTGTAGTTTATCCCCAGATTATTATTTTCCGGGTATTGCCCCAATAGTTCAAAATAAACTTAGTTTTCCTAATATTCCTGCAATTGATATTCGGGTTCAATGTAGCGCGTTTGTCTACTCAACGCAGCTTGCTCAAGCAATGATCCAAAGTGGTCAATATAAAAGAATTCTTATGGTTTTTGCAGACGTACAAAGTAAGTTATTAGACTTATCAAATCATGGCAGAAATGTTGCTGTTTTATTTGGTGATGGTGCTGCTGCTGTTGTTTGCGAAGCTCAAGAGTGTACAGAAGCAGAGATGCCTACCGTTTTTAATAAAAGCTCAGGAGTGATTGATACTATTTTGGGAAGTGATGGAATTGGTGCAGAATTATTGTTACTTCGCTCACCAGGCACAGCAACACCAGGTTTTTTAAATTCTGAAACTATTGCAAATAAAAGCTGTCATCCTCAGATGGAAGGACGGCACGTTTTTAAACATGCTGTTAGTAGAATGTGTGAAGTTGCCGAGGCTTTAATGAAAAAACATAAAATTACTTCTAAAGATATTGCTTGTCTGATACCGCATCAAGCAAACTTACGTATTAGTGAATTGGTTCGTGAAAAAATGGAACTATCGCCTGAAAAAGTTTTTAATAACATTCAAAAATATGGAAATACAACTTCGGCAACAATACCTATTTGTATTAATGAGGCGTTAGAAATAGGAAGAGTTAAAAAGGGAGATCTCATTTTAACAGTTGCTTTTGGTGCAGGTTTTACATGGGGTGGTAGTTTAATTAGACTTTAA
- a CDS encoding DNA repair protein RecN, protein MLKNLNIQNLAIAENITVDFLKGLNVITGETGSGKSLLVDALSLLRGCRVDINIIRHGFDSAQVTGIFSPTIQHEEVFLLLEKYGIPQYSEDPTEIILKRFIHRSGKHKASINENIVSLKTLQLIAGELIDISSQFENQKLLDNEMHTYFLDEFCGNSKLYKKYLNEYNITHESIKKLKKMLQELELLKRERSLYEFELSQIQESGYSIDEFKKIEEIISKGNNSILLKKLCFEITENIYTNEINCINLFKKCKKNINKLSKISENKYFINLEEKLDEIILLTEDFAYNIELNSQNFDINEQEFDKANSRIEIYNKLLLKFGPKIEDIEEYRKKCEDFINKLYKQEQEIKEFSASCELKMKNCVTLAKQLKVTREKKLSLISESIEKELIELGMKKSKFVCILKSSKNNFDFFKHDELIKNNLLSNIANEFFALNKFGSERAQFLFTTNLGIDPQEIEKIASGGELSRIMLAIKGILFAEEAVSVFVFDEIDSGISGNIATKVGKKLSEFCKKDGRQAICITHLPQVACFAENHYIVYKEFKENKTITKIAKANEQEKLNEIALLLSGEAMSKESLAQAKVLIQEAHKSCS, encoded by the coding sequence ATGTTAAAGAATCTCAATATACAAAACCTAGCAATTGCTGAAAATATCACTGTAGATTTTCTAAAAGGACTTAACGTCATTACTGGAGAAACGGGATCAGGCAAATCTTTACTGGTTGATGCATTAAGTTTATTGAGAGGATGTCGAGTAGATATCAATATTATTAGGCATGGATTTGATAGTGCGCAGGTAACTGGTATTTTTTCTCCAACAATTCAACATGAAGAAGTTTTTTTACTACTAGAAAAGTATGGAATTCCTCAATACTCCGAAGACCCTACTGAAATTATATTAAAACGTTTTATCCATAGAAGCGGAAAACACAAAGCCTCTATTAATGAAAATATAGTTAGTTTAAAAACATTACAATTAATCGCTGGAGAACTAATTGATATTAGCAGCCAATTTGAAAATCAAAAACTTCTTGATAATGAAATGCACACTTATTTTCTAGATGAATTTTGTGGAAACTCTAAATTATACAAAAAATACTTAAATGAATACAACATAACTCATGAAAGTATTAAAAAATTAAAAAAAATGCTGCAAGAACTTGAATTATTAAAAAGAGAAAGATCCTTATATGAATTTGAACTCTCACAAATACAAGAATCAGGATATTCTATAGATGAATTTAAAAAAATTGAAGAAATAATTTCAAAAGGAAATAATTCAATACTATTAAAGAAACTTTGCTTTGAGATAACTGAAAATATATATACTAACGAAATAAACTGTATAAATTTATTTAAAAAATGTAAAAAGAATATTAATAAACTAAGTAAAATATCAGAGAATAAGTATTTCATTAACTTAGAAGAAAAACTTGATGAAATCATTTTATTAACTGAAGACTTTGCATATAATATTGAATTAAATTCTCAAAATTTTGATATCAATGAACAAGAATTTGATAAAGCAAACTCAAGAATAGAAATATATAATAAATTATTACTAAAATTTGGACCTAAAATAGAAGACATAGAAGAATATAGAAAGAAATGTGAAGATTTTATTAATAAATTATATAAACAAGAACAAGAAATTAAAGAATTTTCAGCCTCATGTGAATTAAAAATGAAAAATTGCGTTACCTTAGCAAAACAACTCAAAGTCACTAGAGAGAAAAAATTATCTTTAATTTCAGAATCAATTGAAAAAGAACTAATTGAACTTGGCATGAAAAAATCTAAGTTTGTTTGTATACTTAAGTCTTCAAAAAATAACTTTGATTTTTTTAAACATGATGAACTTATAAAAAATAACTTGCTTTCGAATATAGCAAATGAATTTTTTGCTCTTAATAAATTTGGCAGCGAACGCGCACAATTTTTATTTACAACTAACTTAGGCATTGATCCTCAAGAAATTGAAAAAATCGCAAGCGGTGGCGAATTATCAAGAATTATGCTAGCGATTAAAGGAATTTTATTTGCAGAAGAAGCTGTTAGTGTTTTTGTATTTGATGAAATTGATTCAGGTATCAGCGGAAATATTGCTACAAAAGTTGGTAAAAAACTTTCTGAATTTTGCAAAAAAGATGGCAGACAAGCAATTTGTATAACCCATCTTCCTCAAGTTGCATGTTTTGCAGAAAATCATTATATAGTTTACAAAGAATTTAAAGAAAACAAAACAATTACAAAAATTGCGAAAGCAAATGAACAAGAAAAATTAAATGAAATAGCTTTACTATTATCTGGCGAAGCAATGAGCAAAGAAAGCCTGGCACAAGCAAAAGTACTTATACAAGAAGCTCATAAAAGCTGCTCTTAA
- a CDS encoding MFS transporter has product MKNNPKIIILILALGYLIDFFDLTIFAVVRVPALLSLGVQEKDLMKVSSLMFNCQAVGLVLGGVISGIWGDKFGRMSAIRAGILLYSLAIIANTFVTTVPMFALMRFLAGVGLAGEFAASITLLSEILNYSERGRSSAIVYSSGVLGGLLASFIGSVFHWKVLFWVGGIAGILLLTLRVSLCDSQLYYKLNDKKEIKRGSLKLLLLKKDSLIRVIIFIVSLFPFWFMAFLVNFSPEIARYIGIAATISQGVALSCYFIGSLIGAYLFPFISALTSSRRLGVFSALMIMVCAVSAFSFGSLISLTAYYFIIFLVGLASGYNGLLMVFAAENFGTNQRNIATSVISNFARCSIIFMNAFVPWIVFQFKHVWLGLLFSAFAFLFLTVISLIFIKEIKLKSLDFFEKENAS; this is encoded by the coding sequence ATGAAAAATAATCCTAAAATTATAATTTTAATTCTTGCATTAGGTTATTTAATTGATTTTTTTGATTTGACTATTTTTGCAGTTGTTAGAGTTCCTGCTTTATTATCTCTTGGTGTACAAGAAAAAGACTTAATGAAAGTTAGTTCGTTAATGTTTAATTGCCAGGCGGTGGGTTTAGTTTTAGGTGGGGTTATAAGTGGAATTTGGGGCGATAAATTTGGAAGAATGTCAGCAATTCGGGCTGGTATACTTCTTTATTCTTTAGCAATTATTGCTAATACTTTTGTAACAACTGTTCCTATGTTTGCATTAATGCGATTTCTAGCTGGAGTTGGTTTAGCTGGTGAGTTTGCTGCCTCTATTACTTTATTAAGTGAAATTTTAAACTATTCAGAAAGAGGAAGGTCTTCTGCAATAGTCTACTCTTCAGGAGTTTTAGGCGGATTATTGGCGAGTTTTATTGGCAGTGTTTTTCATTGGAAGGTGCTGTTTTGGGTTGGTGGTATAGCAGGAATTCTATTACTTACACTTAGAGTTTCTTTATGTGACTCTCAATTATATTATAAGTTAAATGATAAAAAGGAAATTAAAAGAGGTAGCTTAAAGTTACTTTTATTAAAAAAGGACTCATTAATAAGAGTTATAATTTTTATAGTTTCTCTTTTCCCTTTTTGGTTTATGGCTTTTCTTGTAAATTTTTCACCCGAAATTGCGCGTTATATTGGTATAGCAGCAACTATTAGTCAAGGTGTAGCTTTGTCGTGTTACTTTATAGGGTCGCTTATTGGTGCTTATTTATTTCCGTTTATTTCTGCATTAACATCAAGTAGGCGTTTAGGAGTTTTTAGTGCTTTAATGATAATGGTTTGTGCTGTAAGCGCTTTTTCTTTTGGAAGTTTAATTTCTTTAACAGCATATTATTTTATAATTTTCTTAGTTGGACTTGCTAGTGGTTATAATGGTTTATTAATGGTTTTTGCGGCAGAAAATTTTGGTACAAATCAAAGAAATATTGCAACTTCTGTTATTTCAAATTTTGCAAGATGTTCTATAATCTTTATGAATGCATTTGTTCCATGGATTGTTTTTCAATTTAAGCATGTGTGGCTTGGTTTATTATTTTCTGCTTTTGCATTTTTGTTTTTAACTGTTATTTCTTTAATTTTTATTAAAGAAATAAAATTAAAATCACTTGATTTTTTTGAAAAAGAAAATGCTTCTTAA
- a CDS encoding AMP-binding protein yields MVEIDWTSKESLFLYNSKLSLIKNFDFKDIIKICDLNGHIFIATSGSTAMNPEDIKFVALKKLAILESAKSVVDHLEYKSNDTILNILPYFHISGLANYARSYISGCKIVDLYSDNLKWNPHYFVSEAQKINATITSLVPTQIFDIVKENLKSPKSLRAVVVGGGAISFDLYVKARELFWNILPSYGMTECGSQIATAAVDFVWDSEFPKLDIMKHLIVKINETGNICIAGNSLFSGYLLINDNKLSFKDFQLENLNENTKIKPTKFLETSDIGSIIDNKLCVYGRGDNVVKVLGESVSLGKLNSILDAIKLELNLKYDVIISSIKDERCENKIIFIFEEECNFDLNKLRIIIDEFNKKVFPFEKAKIFYLVKNIPKTSLGKIKSSQLLNLIKNSCFYEL; encoded by the coding sequence ATGGTAGAAATTGATTGGACTTCAAAAGAGTCTCTTTTTCTATATAACTCAAAATTAAGTTTAATAAAAAACTTTGATTTTAAAGATATAATAAAAATTTGTGATCTTAATGGTCATATTTTTATAGCAACTTCAGGCTCAACTGCAATGAATCCAGAAGATATCAAGTTTGTTGCGTTAAAAAAATTAGCAATATTAGAATCAGCAAAATCAGTGGTTGATCACTTAGAATATAAAAGCAATGATACTATATTAAATATATTACCTTATTTTCATATTAGTGGTTTAGCAAATTATGCAAGATCTTATATTTCTGGATGTAAAATAGTTGATTTGTATTCTGATAATTTAAAATGGAATCCTCATTATTTTGTGAGTGAGGCTCAAAAAATTAATGCAACAATTACATCTTTAGTTCCAACACAAATTTTTGATATAGTAAAAGAAAATTTAAAATCACCAAAATCGTTACGTGCTGTTGTGGTCGGTGGTGGAGCCATTTCTTTTGATTTGTATGTAAAAGCAAGAGAACTTTTTTGGAATATTTTACCAAGTTACGGAATGACAGAATGTGGGTCACAAATTGCAACCGCGGCAGTTGATTTTGTTTGGGATTCTGAATTTCCTAAGTTAGATATAATGAAACATTTAATAGTAAAAATCAATGAAACTGGTAATATATGTATTGCAGGAAATTCTTTGTTTAGTGGATATTTACTAATAAATGATAACAAATTATCATTTAAAGATTTTCAATTAGAGAATTTAAATGAAAATACAAAAATTAAGCCAACTAAATTTTTGGAAACTTCTGATATAGGCAGTATTATCGATAATAAACTTTGTGTGTATGGTAGAGGCGATAATGTAGTAAAAGTTTTAGGTGAAAGTGTTTCATTAGGTAAATTAAATTCTATATTAGATGCTATAAAGTTAGAGCTCAATTTAAAATATGATGTTATTATTTCTTCAATCAAAGATGAGAGATGCGAAAACAAAATTATTTTTATTTTTGAAGAAGAATGTAATTTTGATTTAAATAAATTGCGTATAATAATTGATGAATTTAATAAAAAAGTATTTCCTTTTGAGAAAGCTAAAATTTTTTATTTAGTTAAAAATATCCCAAAAACAAGCCTGGGAAAGATTAAAAGTTCGCAGTTATTAAATTTGATAAAAAATTCCTGTTTCTATGAATTATAG
- a CDS encoding prenyltransferase, with product MFSARKVIIAGFICFFLAVLISLPLVLKGGIPILVIGILSLICAYIYTGGPYPLAYIGLGEVFVVLFFGIVAVNGLFYILTNSIGLPSLVAGVQVGLMATVMIAINNFRDYESDKLVGKMTLAARFGKKFARIEIIFLYLVSYLLCGFWVMTNNYLVGLLPLLTLPFSWIVIKGIYKKNPSKEFNKYLAISALTQLLFGIFMLLGFLM from the coding sequence ATTTTTTCTGCAAGAAAAGTTATTATAGCTGGGTTTATTTGCTTTTTTTTAGCAGTTCTTATTTCGCTGCCTTTAGTGCTTAAAGGTGGAATTCCAATTCTTGTTATTGGAATTTTATCTTTGATATGTGCATACATATATACCGGAGGCCCATATCCTCTGGCTTATATAGGGTTAGGTGAAGTATTTGTGGTCTTGTTTTTTGGGATTGTGGCTGTAAATGGGCTTTTTTATATTCTTACAAACTCAATTGGTTTACCTTCATTGGTAGCGGGTGTTCAAGTTGGGTTAATGGCAACAGTCATGATAGCAATCAATAATTTTCGCGATTATGAAAGCGATAAATTGGTTGGTAAAATGACTCTTGCAGCGCGATTTGGTAAAAAATTTGCAAGGATCGAAATAATTTTTTTATATTTAGTGAGCTATTTACTTTGTGGTTTTTGGGTAATGACAAATAATTATTTAGTAGGATTACTTCCTCTTTTAACTTTGCCCTTTTCATGGATAGTTATTAAAGGAATATACAAAAAAAATCCTTCCAAAGAATTTAATAAATATCTGGCAATTTCTGCATTAACTCAATTATTATTTGGCATCTTTATGTTGCTAGGTTTTTTGATGTAG
- the menB gene encoding 1,4-dihydroxy-2-naphthoyl-CoA synthase, protein MSLNIWKTTKDFKDIKLERTEDGIAKITINRPHVRNAFRPETVLELLESLEICRNNSGIGVIILTGEGKEAFCAGGDQKVRGNGGYVGGDGVPRLNILDVQKSIRSMPKPVIAMVAGYAIGGGHVLHIVCDLTIAADNAKFGQTGPKVGSFDGGLGSSYLARIVGQKKAREIWFLCRQYNADQALEMGLVNRVVPIDELESETLKWCREILEHSPLALRCLKAALNADCDGQMGLLDLAGNATLLYYLSEEAKEGKNAFIEKRKPDFKKFERFP, encoded by the coding sequence ATGAGTTTAAATATATGGAAAACCACAAAAGATTTTAAAGATATAAAATTAGAAAGAACAGAAGATGGCATTGCTAAAATTACAATCAATAGGCCTCATGTACGCAATGCATTTCGTCCTGAAACGGTACTAGAATTATTAGAATCACTTGAAATATGCCGCAATAATTCTGGTATAGGTGTCATTATATTAACAGGAGAAGGTAAAGAAGCATTTTGTGCTGGTGGTGATCAGAAAGTTAGAGGCAACGGAGGTTATGTAGGTGGAGATGGTGTTCCTAGATTGAATATATTAGATGTGCAAAAATCAATTCGATCGATGCCTAAACCAGTCATTGCAATGGTTGCTGGTTATGCAATTGGTGGAGGCCACGTATTGCATATTGTCTGTGATTTAACAATTGCTGCTGACAATGCAAAATTTGGGCAAACAGGACCTAAAGTGGGTTCTTTTGATGGAGGTCTAGGTAGTAGTTACTTAGCGCGTATTGTTGGGCAAAAAAAAGCACGAGAGATATGGTTTTTATGTAGACAATATAACGCAGATCAAGCATTAGAAATGGGTCTGGTGAATAGAGTAGTACCAATTGACGAACTAGAGTCCGAAACACTAAAATGGTGTCGAGAAATTCTTGAACATTCTCCTTTGGCATTACGATGTCTTAAAGCAGCTCTAAACGCGGATTGCGATGGGCAAATGGGCTTGCTTGATTTGGCAGGCAATGCCACTTTACTTTATTATTTAAGCGAAGAAGCGAAGGAAGGAAAAAATGCGTTCATCGAAAAAAGAAAACCTGATTTCAAAAAATTTGAAAGATTTCCATGA